In the Streptomyces spororaveus genome, TTGTGCATGAACATCCAGCGGCCGTGCCGGAACGGGTGACAGTTCGTCTGCTGCACCGCCGTACCGGTCGACGCCCGGATGTGGGCGAAGAACAGCGGGGAGCGGACGTGGTCCGCGATCTCCCGCAGGTTGCGGTTGTTCCAGGCGGGGCCGATGTCCCTGAGGATCGCCGGGCTGCCCGTGTCCTCCTCCGTGTACCACCCGACGCCGAATCCGTCGCCGTTCGTGGTCTCCACGCCCAGTCTGGAGTGCAGGCTCTGGTCGATCAGCGAGTGGGCCGGTTTGTAGAGGATGGTTTCGAGCAACTGGGGTGTTCCCGAATACGCGAGCCATCGACACATGAGCGATCACCTCGGGGTGCAACACGCACGGTAGCCCTATCCATTGTGGCTTCACCCTTGGGTGATCGCCACGCCAGCGGACCCTGATCAGGCTACTGTTCGACGCGTGGGGCCTTTGTCCTCGCCGGTGGGGGCGCGGGCGAGGCGGAATCGGGCTCCCGTAGGACGAAGGGGGCGGCCATGGCGGTCGGATCGAACTCGGGCACGGACACCGGAACAGGCACAGGCGCAGGCACAGGCACGGACGCGGAGGGCGATCCGGGGATTCCGGGACTCGCGGGGGTACCGCTGCTCGGATCGCTGTTCGATCTGAGGTCCGACTCCCTCGGCACCTATCTGCGGGCCCGGCGGCAGCACGGTGACACGGTGCGGATCACCGCCGGTCCGCCCGGGATGCGCGCCGAGTTGTACTGCGTCTTCTCCCCCGAGGGCGCGCAGCAGGTACTCGCCTCCGACGCGGCGCGCTTCCGCAAGGACAACCACTTCTACCAGGAGGTCCGGGACTCCTTCGGCAACGGGCTGCTGACCAGTCAGGACGAGGACTACCTGCGCCAGCGCCGGCTCGTGCAGCCGCTGTTCACCCGCCGCCGCGTGGACGGTTACGCCGATGCGATAGCCGCCGAGACCCGGTCCGTCGTCGACTCCTGGGGCGGGGCTCCCGACGGCGTCGTCGACGTCTCCGACGAGATGACCCACCTCGCCCTGCGAGCCGTCACCCGCATCCTGTTCGGCACCGACGGCGACGCCGCCGCCGACGTCATGGCCAAATGCGTTCCCGTCATCACCGAATACGTGCTGCGCCGCGGCTACTCCCCCGCCAACATCCCGCGCCACTGGCCCACTCCCGGCAACCGGCGGGCGGCCGCCGCGATGGACAAGCTCTACGGGGTGTGCGACGAGATCATCGCGGAACGCCGGGGCGGCGCCGCCCCGAGCACCGGCGGGGCCGTCGACGAGGCTGCCGCCGGGGGCACCGGCGCCGGTGAGACCGCCGGTGAGGCCGCCGTCGAGGACCTGCTGACGCTGCTCGCCGCCGCCAGGAGTTCGGACGACGGGGAGTTCGACGCCTCCGAGCTGCG is a window encoding:
- a CDS encoding cytochrome P450, whose protein sequence is MAVGSNSGTDTGTGTGAGTGTDAEGDPGIPGLAGVPLLGSLFDLRSDSLGTYLRARRQHGDTVRITAGPPGMRAELYCVFSPEGAQQVLASDAARFRKDNHFYQEVRDSFGNGLLTSQDEDYLRQRRLVQPLFTRRRVDGYADAIAAETRSVVDSWGGAPDGVVDVSDEMTHLALRAVTRILFGTDGDAAADVMAKCVPVITEYVLRRGYSPANIPRHWPTPGNRRAAAAMDKLYGVCDEIIAERRGGAAPSTGGAVDEAAAGGTGAGETAGEAAVEDLLTLLAAARSSDDGEFDASELRDQVLIFLLAGHETTATSLCFALHLLALHPEQQDRARAEVSRVLGDRTPGAADLERFPYLTQVLKEAMRLYPPAPVIGRKSVAATRIGEYTIPAGADVIVAPWVTHRDPAYWPDPDRFDPERFTPEAEAARPRYAWFPFGGGPRACIGQHFSMLESVIALAMMLRAYEFEAVDTGIPVSAGVTLRTTGPARCRIRRPDGWRA